A region of the Drosophila ananassae strain 14024-0371.13 chromosome XL, ASM1763931v2, whole genome shotgun sequence genome:
AGCGCAGCGATTGCATGCCGTCCGCCTGAATACGGTTCGGCTGGGGTTTCTTGCAATAAGGAGCCTCCCCGGGAGACTCGAGAAATCAGAAATACGTTCCGTGTACCTTTGTTTCTGGCGCACCGCTTTATTCTTGCTTTACTTGCCCTCCAGCGTTTGCGGTCCAGCCATAATGTCACGAAAGGTGACGAAATGTCGTGATTCGGTTCGGGATGCAGTCGTGGGTGCGGGTGTTGCGATGGATTAAAACAGAGGTCCTGGGATGAATTTAGAAACTTGTACGCatgtttttttcgaattttgttgtttgacTTTTAAAAGGCAACTCGGAcacgcaacagcaacaacaaataatACACTatcggcaacaacaacaagctaTCACGTGTAGGTGGTTAAACAGCTGATTTGAAAAGTCTATCGGTGGTTGTTATCGATAATGATTGGGGAATTTTTAATGCaatattatttattcaataaaCCTAAACTTGGAAGTtaagattaaaataaataatggcctttagaaaaaaaaacctataAAATTATATGGTTGCAGAAATATAAAACATAACTAGTTTTCAAGACATTGGTTGTATAGGAGTTGCTTATTTgagcattaaaaaaattaaaattcagtTTTAGATCAAAcacatattttatttgaaattaaaattacataATTGAGAGatcttataaataaatattcaatataCAATCCGATAGTTTGTTTCCAATAGCTGTTATCGATGAAGCAGAACTCTCGGCGACAACCCTAGAAAGCATTCAACTgcgttttgttttctttttctgcAAGCGTCGCATTAGGAGCAATTTCTAAACACAGGTACGCGATTTCGGATCTACGTTTCGCCAGAACTGCGTCAAACCCGACAGAAGCCCTCTCACCAGCGCCCAAGGATTCTAAATCAGGCTGAAACAGCTGAGCAAGGTAAGTACGCTGTTGCcattgttttgttgttgtgcaAGTTATGGAGGAGGAGTCCAATCCAAAACAAAAGCACAAATGAAGATAAGCAGAGCACCATTTCAAGGTGCTCGGCTCGTCGGAGTATCGGTTGCGAATTGAGCGTTATAGTGATTTTCCAGAGCCCAGCCGTGCCAAACAAAGGAACCCCCCGCACACAGACAGCGAGTGGCAGCGCGAGTGCGAGCGAGAGCAGCAGCTGGCTAGAGCGAGAGgagcggcagcagcagaatGGGACGCATATTTCTGGAGCACCTTGGTGGCCTGAAGCTCTTCAACTGCGCCCAATGCCACACTAACCTGACCAACCGCAGCCAGCTGATCAGTACGCGCTTCACAGGCGCCACCGGTAAGTTCTGTCTATTGCTTCTTCTCTGGGGTTGTCTCCAGTTATGCAATTCCCTCCTCTTTGTGCCCGCAGGACGTGCCTATCTGTTCAAGCGTGTGGTGAACCTGACCTTCAGCAACATCCAAGAACGAGTGATGCTAACCGGCCGACACATGGTGCGCGACGTCATGTGCAAAAACTGTGGAGCCAAGCTGGGCTGGATGTACGAGTTTGCCACCGAGGAGTCGCAAAAGTGAGTAGTAACCTTCCTGGACGATGACTATAATGGTCAGAGTTATTATTGACAAGGTCAAAGATATAGGTCACTGTTATTGCCCCACTTTCGTGGGCTGCACTGAACGGAAGCTGCTAATTTCATAATTTGTTCAATTGAGTCGTAAAAGAGCTGGTTTTGGACAAAGTGGAAGTTTTCAGACCACTCTTTCCTTTCCTGTCTCTTTCTTTGTCACTATGAATCATAGATAACAAACCTTGTAATTCGTAAATCGCCAATTTCCTCatgaaaactatttttgtttCAGATACAAAGAGGGTCGAGTTATCTTGGAGTATGCCCTCATTACCGAGGCAGAGGGCTTTCCCTCCGAAGCCCCCAGCACGAGTCATTGAACGAACGTTGGATGGAACAACGGACAACCCGAGATCCAGAGATCCAGAGAAGAACCACGCATTGGCAAACCGTGTGTAGCCCTAAGTATTGAGTAGCAAGCCATTGTCGATGGCTTCTATGCATTAACCTAGTTTAGAGATCGCCGTGGTCGGCACACCGATCTGGTGTTCGGTCCCGGCCCCTGACCCGGACCCATATCCGTAACAGAGTCCGGATACAAGGGGTCTTGTCTTAACGTTAACGTTACTTAACGTAGTTGTAGGCATACCTAGCAAATAAGCAGCTGCGGCGCACGATTCTAACATAAACTCCCATGAGGCTGAACTGCTAGAAACGATGAGGATAAGGTCCTGTTCCAGTTGCCCATCAACTGATCACACTTGTGTCTTTTTCAAACAAGATCTCTAGACCGTAATCAATCACCAATCAATCAGCAATAAAGTACCACAATAATCGAATAGAAATTCCGGGTCGAACCGCTACCATCGTCTCGTCCTTTACTCAGCTATTTTGACAAATGCAACAGAAATGCATTATCGCCAGGATCTAAACTAGTTGTAACATAAAGTACTACAGCTTCCCAGTCTTTTGGGCCATGGCCAGAGCGTTCTCGTTGGCGATAACCTGGAACTCCTGGAAGCGCTGCGACACACGTTGATTCATCTTCAGGTACTTCTCCATGCAGTTAAGCGAGCACTTTTCCTGCAATAGAGATTGTCGTTAGTAGGCCGATAAACCACATGGCGCCAGTCACTTACCTCGGAATCTTTCACATCTCGTGATGTGAAGTCGCGTACGCAGTCTGTGAAGCACATCTCGGACAGCTTGTTGTAGGACATCAAGAAGTCTGAAAACTGCACGAGGCACAGGCGGTTAACAATCGGATTTGAGGACAGAACACCTTACAACCACGACATTGCATCACTTGGCCGCCACTTGGGAGCAGTTTTGGAGCGAATAATGCCGATCTACTTACCGTTTTCATCTGGTCCTTGTCCAGCTGTTCCAGCGCTATAGTTTCTGGGCTTTTCGCCATTGTGTGCTACTATCTTTGATTCAAGTTTCCAATTTCCAAAGTCGAAACTAACGTGCCAGGGCAGacctatattaaataataGCAGCTCACACAGCTGTGCGATAGTGTCTGATAGGTATGACACTTGCCTGGAGGTGATGAGATACAAAATTtgtaatggaaaatatttacttCTTCGCTGTATAAATGTCTAAAACAACTTCTAAAAATGATAATAAATCATTGCGAAGTTTAGAAACTAATTTCAAAGCCTATTTTGCTGACTATTATAGTACACAAGCCACATATCAAGACTCATATTAAGAAAGTGTAAACATACTTTGCCCGACTAATAGTATTTATCTGGAATATATTGTTTCTaaccatttaaaaatatttattaatttaaaatgatGTAATAAAGTTcttaatttcaaaatttaacCTCTTCTTTAAACGATAGTATTTTCTTGGGCGATATATTAGTTGTTTATCAACACTACACAGCTGATACTTTCCAACACCTTAGGTAGCCATCTTTGATATCGATAATTTTCACAAGTAGAATTTTCCTGGCGTGGGTGTGCCTGTATTATTCGCTCCGAATTCGAGATAGACTAGAAATCAGCCAGagaaaaaaaacctaaaaaagcAATATAGTCTACCAGACCTGTGAAAAGTAGCTCCGCAACAGCCGCAAGGAAGGCTAGCTACAGCGACAGCGAACAAGGAGGACATAAACCACCAGTACAAGATGCCACGCTACAGGGAGTGGGATTTGGCCTGCAAGGTCTACGTTGGCAACCTGGGCTCCTCGGCCTCCAAGTACGAGATTGAGAACGCATTCAGCAAGTACGGCCCCTTGCGCAACGTCTGGGTCGCCCGCAACCCGCCGGGATTCGCCTTTGTTGAGTTCGAGGACCGACGCGACGCTGAAGACGCAACCCGCGGCCTGGACGGTACCCGCTGCTGCGGCACTCGCATCCGCGTCGAGATGTCTTCGGGCAGGTCTCGCGAGGGCcgcggcggcggtggtggaggaggcggcggcggcggtggcggtggacCCCGTCGTGG
Encoded here:
- the LOC6502166 gene encoding mitochondrial import inner membrane translocase subunit Tim9, with the protein product MAKSPETIALEQLDKDQMKTFSDFLMSYNKLSEMCFTDCVRDFTSRDVKDSEEKCSLNCMEKYLKMNQRVSQRFQEFQVIANENALAMAQKTGKL
- the LOC6502256 gene encoding protein yippee is translated as MGRIFLEHLGGLKLFNCAQCHTNLTNRSQLISTRFTGATGRAYLFKRVVNLTFSNIQERVMLTGRHMVRDVMCKNCGAKLGWMYEFATEESQKYKEGRVILEYALITEAEGFPSEAPSTSH
- the LOC6502257 gene encoding RNA-binding protein 1 isoform X2; amino-acid sequence: MPRYREWDLACKVYVGNLGSSASKYEIENAFSKYGPLRNVWVARNPPGFAFVEFEDRRDAEDATRGLDGTRCCGTRIRVEMSSGRSREGRGGGGGGGGGGGGGGPRRGGRSGSGGGGGARAGDGGGRYRSRSPRRSRTRSRSFSRDRRSRSDSRDRH